The DNA sequence TTCCACTTTCATCTCAATTCTGAAATCAAATGACACTTCATTCACTCAGTTTGGGCTAGACAAGCAGTGATCTTGAAACTGACGGTTTGTGTTTTTCACTTAGCCCTATGAATTAATCcttctcattttcaaaaatacctcTCAGCTAGCAATAATAACAATGCTGAAgctgaaatcaattttaaacgatGCATTGTCAGTGATGCTTTCCCTTGCTTTGttctcattcattcattttctattttccagAGAAACAGTAGCTGCTCCTGAAAAGGAAACAGAACAGAAAGAAGAAGTCTCCAAGTCAGACGTAAAAGAAGTTAAGGATGAAGAACCGAAGGAAGttgctgaagaaaaaaatggtcACAGTGAATCTGACGAAGGAAAAAAGAATGGCGTGGCTAAagccgaagaagaaaaaacgaatGGCATCACAAAGAATGACGAAGAAAAGAATCACACCGAGAAAACAAATGGAACTACCGAAGAAAATGAATCAGAGGAAGGTTAGTATCATTTTCTTATCTTTAAGCTGTTGCCTGGACtcatattttcttattttcttctgaaTGGAACCAATCGTCTCTTTTCTGCCCTTGGTCCGAGTATGGATTGCTTCCAGTCCACTCGGAAGattgaaacttatgaatttcCATTACTTCTGATACCATGCTTGTAATCCTTTTCCTTTTTACATTTATGAATCAAGTTGACCTTATCCAAAATTATGAACACATCTAAAATGGAGCGGGTAGTTGCATTCGTGGAAAAACGTGTGCAAATATCCTAGAACTGCTGTCCTAACTTTCCCTCTCCCGAAAGAATTTAGCAATAATTTGTAAAGTATGCATTGAATGAAAATCAACCAAGTCTTTGCGTGAAGGAGAAAAGTATACGCTGATTAGAATTCAGCAAACTTTTCAGTAAGGGTCTTGCATTCAAGTAAAAGTACTCATCGACCGCATTCTCTGCAGAATAAAAAGGTCTCATGTCgtagggtgtctacaggtccgaaagttcagaaatagttctgattttttaagtgGGGTCCAGAAGTATTGTAAATGTGCAGAATTCCGCCAGTGTTGCGGTCTCCAATAGCTAGGGGAGCAAATAGAATAGAGAGAGAAATAGGACAGAGGAAAGAAGAGTAGGGCGAAgcgatctggcaacctcggaacgacgagttccgagcctaTCATAGATAGCGCATGGATGGAACCCGTCGAACTCAAGCGGCCAGTccataaagagagaaaatgggGATAAATCTACATGACAGAGAGAAAATGcactataaaaatatgaaaaaataagcaCTCTAAGCACTCACCGAAGTCCTCAGTCTGGTACAGCCATGTGGCGCTGAAGCGGCATGCTCTCAACGTCACGGGCGAAACCTGGCGCCATCTCACTCGCGTATGCTAGAAATCTAGCCTAGCATGGTAACAGCTCTCAAGCGGGGGCGTAAGGGATCAAAATAGCGGACATATCAGGAAAAAAGGAGCGGTGAGGATGCGGTTGGGCGGCAGGCACACTCTCATTCATACCATCATAACTAAAGCAGGAAAATAGTCGTCTAAAACTAAATAAGCGAGCTTGTTTTACCAAGAGTGATGAGAAGCGGTAAGAAAGGCAAATGTCAGCAAAAGCGGCGATACCAACGACAGCAGTAGAGCAGCAGGGCAGTAGCAGGAGAATATCACAGAAGCGCAGCGACGTTCTCGGCGTAAGTGAGGCGACGCGAGCTGAAGTCTGAAATGGCTCACTGGGAAAGTAGGGGAAAATCTCTAATCAGCTCTGATTGGCCGATCAGCCGCCTCGGGGTTTTCTCCTCCTGCTGTCCTGCAAGCCCGACTTGTAGCGACAAATATAGCGAAAAAATACGATGAAAATCGGCGCCAACAGCCagaaagtctggaattttttatttttgtcgcaacttGGGCAGGAAATTCAAAGTTTCGAAAGCTGAATTTCGTCATTTGGAGGTACACCAAAAGTACTgaacttttctgttgaggaggtactgaatttcttgggattgCACTGAAAAAGGACTGATTTTGGGCCAGCCTGTTGTTGTAGACCCCCTGTGTTCCCACCTTTTCTGCTTGGGTTTGGGGAGTTCAGATGCTTAAGTTGACTCAACATCCAAATAATTTTACGGACGCCTTTACTTATATTCAGTTCTCACTGTTCAAAAGAAGGTTAATCACATGAATTAGGTTATTGGATGACCCATGATTAACTTGGAAAGTAGGTGTATCTGTGGTAAACTATAGTGAGAAATAAGTTTTTCCTGTAACATGTTGCCTTTCGAGGTATTCCAGTACCTATTTCCTGCTAGATCAGGAAACTACGTGAGAAATTCCCCTCCAGAAATTTTGACAATGAGCACTTGACACAGGCCAGGCGAGGAAGGCACCAACCATTGGACACTTGGAGGAACTGCAGATGCACCTTAATGCCCAGAGATAACGCGCTCCACCAGCTGATGTGCGAAATTCAGCCACTAGAGTGCTGCGCCAGTTGTTAGGCCCCACAGAACACATTTAAACAAGTGGAAGGGACCAGCAAGTCAGGCAACAGATTATAAACCTCTTAACAGCCTTGAACAGCATAATGAAGTTAAAAGTGTAATAATGAATAAGATGTTTTTATCGCCCTCAAACCCATGACATATGATGCAATGACCCATGGTTTCAACCACCGCACTTAAATTTAACTATAGGGTTACCACTAGCTGGAAAACTTAAGAGAGAAAGGGAATTTTGCAGCATCCAACTAGCAGCATCCAACTGAACTCGtcataattaaaatgaaaatcaatcTAAATAGAAGTTTCGTCCAAACgtcagaaaaaatcagggagATTGAATATCTCAGAGTtgggaaagtcagagaatccatgaatgaaaaaaaattattgaaaccctGGATAGACACAGCTGCCATTCGATCTGTGCCCATATTTACTTCAACCGCTGAAACAAATCTTTACCACTGTTGATTATCATAATGAGGAAATATAATGTGGACATGCACTTTTTAGGACAGCTCCTCGGTGATTGGGGAAACAATTGAATTTGATGGCAGGCACTGAAATGTCTCTAGGAATTTTTAGTGCAGGCCAATATGCTGCAATCTTTAGGAACATTCAGAAACTTGAGGAGATGCTTCTTCCACTTTttgcccctcccctcccctctatACTCCATATGTTGCAGGCATCTATACTTTCCCCATCACTGTTATGCACTGGGGAGGTGACTCCTTGTCCGCAAAGTTGCTCACCGATCATGCCTGTATGCTTAGTCGTAAGCTCTGGAAGAGCAACCTTATGAAATAATAAAAGTGCCCTGATTACATCTGCTTTGTTCCCCATAGCTCCTACTAAGCAAGTCTGTTGAAGATAATATGTACATTAatacctttttcttttctcaagtTTTGAAAATACTCCTATTTATGAAGTCTCTGTTGTAGACAATCAGCAAATCAATTTCCCTCCGAACGTCTATTGCACTCCTTTAATTTACCTATACCCATTCCCTTTCTGAAAAATACTCTCTCCATTAGTTTCAGATGCCTGTCCAGTAAAAAGGAAATCAGAAGCTGCAGACATCCCAGACTCCAAAGTCTCAGAAGAGGATGCTGTCAGTTGTGAGAAGAAAGCtaaaatcgaggaaaaattaGCTGCAGCAAAGGGTGAAGAAGTACTTAATTCTGAAGAAGCTGAAGCAACCGCTTAGATCTCTTCCTTTTTGAATCTCCTTTTTCATTATCTGTGAAGTCGTAAATCTCATCTACCAAGCCAACAAATGTGTCTGTCATCATATCTGTCAAACTTAAACTAGTATTTaacctttttctctttctttatattttgtatgTACTATTCAAGTGTGGTATTTATTGAGGATGATCGTACTTATACCCATATTCATCTAATCCTGTGAAAATAGTCCATGAAAGATGGAAGGCTCAGTAGGCCCCTCATGCCAGTCTGACAAGAGGTCCGGGTAGTAGATTCCTGTCCTAAGAGCTGTTTATTTCTAATTCCCTCTTGTCCCTCATGACGCAGTATTTTTCACTTATTCAACTTTTCTCTTAGCTCTTCAATATCTCCAATTTTTGTAACTACTattcctcaatttttacatTACCTACGATTGTTCCTCTGCTATAATTTAGATGTATTTTGTCAGCATTATTCCACTTTTTTATCACACCTGATGCCTCACTATTgagctgaaaaaattgtgagtcACAAGCCACTTCACCATCTCAGTCTCTCAGTTAAAGCCTGCCGGA is a window from the Bemisia tabaci chromosome 5, PGI_BMITA_v3 genome containing:
- the LOC109040725 gene encoding uncharacterized protein encodes the protein MAATAETVPETVAAPEKETEQKEEVSKSDVKEVKDEEPKEVAEEKNGHSESDEGKKNGVAKAEEEKTNGITKNDEEKNHTEKTNGTTEENESEEVSDACPVKRKSEAADIPDSKVSEEDAVSCEKKAKIEEKLAAAKGEEVLNSEEAEATA